Part of the Gemmatimonadota bacterium genome is shown below.
CGCCGTCAACGACGGCCGCCTGTCGATCACCGATCTGGTGCGGCTGATGTCGACCCGCCAGGCCGAGATTTTCCGGCTTCCGGGCAAAGGACGCATCGCCATCGGTAACGACGCCGATCTCACCTTTGTGGACCTGGACGCGCGGTGGACTTTCGACCGGAACCAGTGCTTCACCAAGGCGAGGGATGTCATGCGCATCGTGCACGGCATGCCCATGAAGGGCCGCGTCCAGCGCACCATGGTGCGGGGGGAGACGGTGTACGAGGACGGCAAGATCACGGGCCGGCCCGGTTACGGCCGCTGGCTTACGCCCAACTGACCGCGGAAACCCGGCTGATCGAAAGGACAAAAATGGCAGTTCCAGATCCCAGGGGCGTATACACCATTGCGCCGACGCCCTTTGAAGAAGACGGCAGCCTGGATACGGGCAGCCTCTCGACCCTGACCAACTTCCTCATCGACCTGGGGATCGACGGGATCACCGTCCTGGGTGTCATGGGTGAAACCAGCAAACTGGTCGAAGCCGAACGGGACCGGGTCATCGCCGGCGTGGTCGAAGCCGCCGCGGGTCGGATCCCGGTCTGCGCCGGAACCAGCCACACGGGGACGGACGGATGCGTCGCGCTCAGCCGGAGGGCCGAGGAACTGGGCGCCTCCTCGCTCATGGTGGCGCCGTCGAAGCTGGCCAGGGGCACGGACGAGGCCCTGCTCGCCCACTACCTAAAGGTGGCCGACGCCGTATCCATACCCCTCGTGATCCAGGACCATCCCACCAGCAGCGGCGTCCAGATGAGTATCGACTTCGTCGCGACCGTCGCCGACCGGTCTCCGCAATGCCGCTTTCTCAAGCTGGAAGAAGAACCGTCGCCGCGCAAGGCCAGCCAGGTGCTCGCGGCCAACCCCGACGTGGAGATCTTCGGCGGCCTGGGCGGCGTCATGCTCCTGGAGGAACTCCGCCACGGGTGCATGGGCACCATGACCGGCTTCGCCTACCCCGATATACTGAAGGACATCCACACGAAGTACATGTCGGGCGACGTCGACGGCGCCACCGAGACCTTCTACCGGTATTGCCCATTGATCCGCTTCGAAGGCCAGCCCGGCATCGGGCTGTCCATCCGCAAGAACGTCTACCAGCGGCGCGGCGCCATCAAGACCGCCCGGGCGCGCCAGCCCTTCGTCCCCCTGGACGACGGGACCCTGGCGGACCTGAACGATCTGCTGACGAGACTCGGGTTGGAGTGATCGCAGAGGGAACCGCTCAATCCCGCCAGTCGAGCAGGACCCCCAGCGCTTCGCCCGGTTTCTGATAGAGCAGCGCGAAGGCCTCTGCTGCCTCGTGCCAGGGGAAACGGTGCGTGGTCATTCGATCGGTCAGGATCGCGCCCGACGCGAGGAGTTCCATGGCGCGGCGGGACTGGCGGGCCCCCGCACGCGTCCGGTAGTACCCGCCCAGTAATTTGCGCCCCTGGATTTTGTTCGAAGGCAGCGAAAGCGGCTGGTCCTCGTAGAGCCCGATCAGGTGCATCAGCCCGCCAAGGGCCAGCATGTCGAGACCCTGACCGAAGGCGGCCGGACCCGCGGGACCGCCCACGGCGTAGATCACGATATCGGCGCCGAGGCCGTTGGTCAGGCGCTTCACGGCCCTTACGGGATCTTCCTCGCGTGCGTTGATCACCGTGTCGGCGCCGCATTCCGCAGCCATGGCGCACCGGTTGGCCAGCGCGTCCACGGCCACCGCCCTGCCCACACCATTCGCCTTGATGACCTGAAGGATCAGGTTGCCCACGAGACCCTGGCCGAGCACGACCACGGTGTCATGGGGCTTGATATCCTCCAACTCCACCCAGGTGACCGCGCTGCCCGTCAGCGGATAGTAGGGGGCGCGGTCGAAGGAAAGGTCCGCCGGCATGGGCATGACGATGGTCTGGTCCCAGGGAAAAACGAGCCGGGCCGGCCGGACCACGTACTGGGCGTGGGGCGCCAGGGCGACGACGCGATCGCCGGTTTCCAGGTGTTCGACCCCTTGCCCCAGCGCATCCACCGTCCCCGCCATGGAATAGCCCATGATGTCCGGGCTCACGGCGTGTTCCCGCGTGTACCGGCCGCCGAGTTCGGAACCCCGGCTGATGAGGCTGCACGCCGCCTTGATCCGGATCTCTCCGGGACCGGGTTCGGGAATCGGTACTTCCTCGAGTTCGATCCGGTGGAGCCCCTCGGGCTTGATGACGCGTTTCATGGTTGAGATCTGCTTTCCGTCAAACCCCAAAATCAATCCAATGTGAACTTCGCCAGGGTTCTTTGTACGTCGGTGACGTCAATTCCCTTTTTGAACTCTTTCTTAACCGGCAATTCGTTACCTGAAATCCATACTTTCATCTCGGAGTCGAGATCAATCCGCCCCGCCGTCTCAAACGAAAAATGGGCGATTGACTTATACGGAATGGAGTGGTATTCGGTCTTTTTACCGGATATCCCCTGTTTATCCACCAGGATCAGCCGCCTGTCCGTGAAAGCGAACAGGTCTCTGACCAGCTTGAAGACCCTGACCAGTTTCTCATCCTCTATCAGTATCTGCGAGAACTCCTTCTCGATCTCTTCAACTTCGACCTCCGAAGCGTTGCCCATGATGGAGTTCAGAATCGACACAATGCCTCCCTGTGGTTTCTTCCGATATACACTCTCTGGTTTATACACTCTCTGGTTCTAGCTGAACAGCACCGGTTCTTCCTGAACAGTAATGCCGGTAAAGCGGCTGTCCGTCAAGACCGGTCTTCCTCATCCAGTAGCGCCGCGGCCTTTCGCAGGACGTCATCCATGGCCTCGGCGGGCAATGCACAGATTCGCACTACCGCGCCGGACCGCCAGTCCACGCTTTCGAGCTGGTCGGCCAGGATGATCCCGGTCGCCGCAAGCCCCGCGGGGATCGCGACTTCGAACGGATACCCCTTCTCCTCATTGGTAATCGGACAGAAAAGGGCCAGGCCGGCCCTGCGGTTGTAGGCCTCGGGCGAAACCGCCACGGCGGGCCGCCCGGAAGGCAGGTAGGTGCCCTTCCCCGACCTGGAATAGATCCACACGATTTCACCCCGAACCGGTACGTAGCTTGATGTAGCCATTGTTCGTCTCCTTGTATCTCGCCTTCAGCCGTGGCTGCCGATGCTGATTCTGCCGTGCAGGTTGCGTTTCGAGATGCCCGGCAGCAGGTCGGGCAGTTTGAACCGGGTTCGTTCCAGCGGGACGAGGGTCAGTTCCTTGCCCCGGAGCACGAGTACCACCGGTGAATCGTCCCGGACGCCCATCTGGACGGCGACCGGTTTCGGGATGCGCAGCGCAAGGCTGTTGCCCCATTTCTTCACGCGGGATTTCATGCAAGCCTCCTGTGAATGTGATGTAGTGCCTCGTTTAGACACACCGCCAATGGGTGTATCTACCATGGTTCGTTAATTGATTAGTCGAGGCTATCTGAAGGGTCTCGACTGAATAGATAACGGATACGAGAATCTCCGCTGTTGACATGAAACCCGTTATGTGCATATATTTGCACAAATAGGAAGAAGTAGACTACAGGAGGAATAGAGTTGCTTAAAAATGACTCAGTCCGGTATCCTGCACTGATCGATGGCGAAAAAGGCGCCTATGGCGTGGCCTTCCCCGATCTTCCGGGCATCGTTGCCATGGGAAACACCATAGACGAGGCCCTGCTGAATGCGGAAGAAGCACTCAGGGATTATGCAATTGAAACGGAATTGGACGGCGATACCATCGCACGACCGTGCGAACTGGACGAAGTCCTGGTTGAACCGGGTCAGATCCTGACGGCCGTTCCACTGATTCGTCAGTCCGGGCGAAGCGTACGCATACACATGGCCATCAACGAAGGTGTGGCCGTTTTCATAGACAGCGAAGCGAATCGGCGAGGAATGACACGCACCGCCTACGTGGAATGGATGGCGAGGCGTATTGCCATGATGGGTGGATAAGGCAGGTTACTTCACCGTCTTCCGCAAGGTATACCGTCCCGGTTCGGGGACGTACCCCAGTTTACGGTTGAGCGCCAGCATGGGACTGTTCGTCGAGTCGTTGTGCGTACTGATCGACCGTGCGCCCTGGCTTCGGGCATAGCGTATCGCGGCGAGTTTCAGCGCGAGGGCTATGTTTCGCCTGCGGTACGACCGGATCACCCCGGTATGCACGTTGAAAGCCTGGCGCACCTCCGGGTAAAGCCGGACGGCGCAGATCCCAACCCAACGATCGCCGTCGGCCGCGAGTAACTGGCCGTCCGGACGGTACCAGCCCGCCTCGTAGACCCACTCGTTGAACTCCTCGAAGGACAGCCCGGGCCCGGTCCAACCCGGCACATCCCGGTCGGTGATCGCATTGACTTCGTAGAGTTTCCCGCGCGCCTCCGGCGTATCTCCGAAATCTGCAAGCGAGTGTATCCGCAGACCCGAAGCCGCACTGTCCGCGATGATCTGCGCATAAGGTGATTCGTCGAAATGTTCCAGGTCCAGGCTCGACTGAAACAGATGTCGGTCGTTCTCGAATCCCCGCCGCCTTGCGAAGGCCTGCGAAACGGCGCAGTCGTCCCGGACTTCGCTCGTAACCGTGCTGGCGTTGTGGTGCTTCAGAAACTCGAGCATATCCGAATAGAGCGCCGCGCCGATGCCCCGTCCGCGCCACGCCGGCGCGACCCCTGCCCAGGCGTAGAACTGTCCTTCCGGGTCCCAGGTCTCGTGGACCGACACCGCGTAGCCCACCACGGCGTCCTCCCCGTTTACGGCGACTCGGCGAAAACTGATTCTGCCCGGCGCATCGTGGATCAACCACTCGTGCACGGTCTCTACTGATACGGGATTCTGCTCGAAGGTATTGACGACGGAAGCGATGCCGGGTTCGTCGGTGGAGGGAAGGGCGGGGCGGAGGCGGTACATGTCGAGTGACTACAGATTATATCAACGAAGATCAGGCGTCCTGATAAGCATCCAGAAACTCCTGTCTGGTAATTCGAGCTTGGGTGCAGATACGGCGTAACGTAGAGGATTTGAGCTTACGATGATTTGGCATGGTCAATGGAGTCCGTGTTCCATCTGGGTTATCTCTGACCATTGAAATATGATTGCCTTCGCGAACGATTTTGAAACCCAGCTTCTTCAGTGCAGTTGTCACCCGTTGGCGAGGTGCGTCGACAGGGAAAACCGCCATCAGTCCGTGAGTTCCGTATCTGTTACGTAAGCACTAATGACCTCAGCGTCATCCTCAAATGCTTCCGACCCGAAGCTTTCGATATGAAACACGATGGCGGAGGTCACATCCTTTAGCGCCTCGTCATATGTATTTCCCTGACCTACAACCACTCCGGCGAGACCCAATGGATACGCAACGAAACCGTCAACGTGTTCTTCAACGATGATTTTTAATCTACGCATTGCAATCTCGCTTTTCCTAATACGTGACTTGTTACTTTGAATATCATCTCCACTATAAAACAAACAGACGGAATCGCATCACATCTCGCAATTAAAACATAATTGGGAACTTAGTCAATTGGCACTCCGACACGAAAATACGATACTTAGCCGACAGACAGGCCCCTACACCAGCACCCCGGGCATTGGCTTGAACTGGCAGGCCTCGACGAAGATCTCGAAGAAGTCGGGGGTGGTCTCGAGTTCGACGTGCTCGATGTTCTTGACCAGCGCCTCCAGCTCCGCGCGGCGGGAGCGGGACAGGAGGATCTCCCGAGCGCCCTGGACGGCGGCGTTGCCGACCTTGACGATGCGGTCCTCGGGCACGGGGGCCAGGAACCCGATGTCGATGGCGTTGCGCACGTCCACGTAGTTGGCGAAACCCCCGGCCAGGAAGAGGCGGTCCACGTCGCCGGGCGCGACGCCAAACCTGCGCAGCACGATGTACTGTCCGCAGTAATTGGCAGCCTTGGCCTGGGCCAGGTTGCTGGCGTCCTGCCGGGACAGGGTGATGCCGGACTCGGCCACGACGTCCACTTCGAACTGTTTCCGGTCGGAAAACACGCCCTTCGGGCTCATCATCTCGTGGCGGCGCAGTTCGGCGAGGAGGTCGATCAGGCCGGAGCCGCAGATGCCCTGGGGCGTGGCATCACCGATGGTGCTCCAGGCGAACCGGCTATCCTCCCACTTCAGCGATTCGATGGCGCCTTCGTAACCCGGCATGCCGTACTGGATGCCGCCGCCTTCGAAGGCGGGTCCGGCGGGGCACGAAGCCGTGATCATGCGCCCGTTGCCCGCCACGACCACCTCGGTGTTGGTGCCCACGTCCACGAGCATGGATACGCCGGGCTGCGCGGCCAGTTCGACAGTCGCCAGATCGCCAGCCACGTCGCCGCCCACGTGGCTGGCGATGAGGGGCAGGCCGTAGACCCGTGCCTTCGGGTTGGCCCGGAGTCCCAGGCGGCGGGTGCCGATGGTGAGCGCCGTGGTCTCCCGTTTACCCGCGAGATATTCGTTTTCGATTTGTGACTTGTAAGGTTTCTGTCCGATGCTCTGCACGTCGAGCCGGAAGAAGAGGTCCCGCATGGTGGAATTGCCCGCGACGACGATCTCGTAGATCTCCTGCCGCGCCGTTCCCGTGCGCTCGCACCAATCCATGATCTCGTGATTGACGGCGTTGATGATGGCGTTCCAGAGTTCGTCCTCGAAGGCGCCGTCGTAGGAAATCCGGTGCATCACGTCGCTGCCGCCGAAGCGCTGGGGGTTCTCGAAGGAGCAGACGTGGACGCTCTTGCCGGTCTCGAGGTCCACGAATTCCATGACCACCGTGGTCGTGCCCAGGTCGATCGCGAGTCCGTAGACGTGTCCGCGGTACTGGTCCACCTGCTCGCCGTCGTAGAAGACGTCATCGCCTCGCCGGGTGACCATTGGGTCGAGCGCCGTGTCTTTTTCTTCGGTAAAGGTCAGGATCTTGGGCGTGCGGCGCAGGGGTGAGAAGGCGACGTCCATGTTCGGGTCGATGACGCGGGCCTGGCAGGCGAGGCGGTAGTTCTCCCGCAGGAAGGACTCCGGCTTCGTCCGGGGCGCCAGCCCTTCCATCCCCTGCCGGATTTCCACGATGCATTCGTGGCAGATGCCGTTGCGGAAGCAGGACGTAGGCACCTGCACGGCGAGATCGTCGGCGTAGTCGAAGATGGACTTGCCGATAACCGCGGGCCGGGTCGTCGTGCCGTCGGTCACCGATCCGCCTGTCAACGATCCGTCGGTCGGGTCCGCGGATATGTCCAAAGGCGTTTCCTCCGTCTCCCAGGCGCTGCGGTAGTCGAGCTTGTCGTCGCCGCCGCATACGAGCAGTCCGCCGGCTTCCCGGGGCTTGCGCTGGTTGCGGCACCCGAACCGGGCCGTGCATTCGTCGAAACGGTTCTTGTAGGGGCAGCGGTAGGTAGCCTGCTCGGTCGCGTGGGCCATCATGTCCTTGAAGATGGCCGTAATGCGGTCCAGCCGCTCCTGATACGCCGCCTTGTCGATCTTTTTCATGGGAGAATGTAGGGAGGTTGCCGGCGCTCAGGCTTCCTGTTCCTGCTTGAGCTCTACGAGGAGGCGCTGGGCCAGTTCCACGCAGCCCACCGCGTCCTCGGCGGTGCCGTCGGCGCCCATGTCGTCGGCGAACTCCTGGGTGACCGACGCGCCGCCCACCATGATCTTGACGTCCTCCCGCATGTCGTTGTCGATGAAGGCGTCGATGGTCTTGCCCATGTTGGGCATGGTCGTGGTGAGCAGGGCCGACATGCCCAGCAGGGGCGCTTCATGCTCCTCCACCGCGTCCATGAACTCGTCCTCGGAGGTGTCCACCCCCAGGTCGTGGACCACGAACCCGGCGCCGCGCAGCATCATGATGCACAGGTTCTTGCCGATGTCGTGGAGGTCGCCCTTGACCGTGCCCATGATGACGGTGCCGACGGGTTCGATACCTGAGGCGGAGAGGATGGGCTCGATGTGGGCCATCCCGGCCTTCATGGCCCGGGCGCAGGCGAGGACTTCCGGGACGAAGATGAAGTTCTCCCGGAACTTGATGCCCACGACGCTCATGCCGGCGATCAGGCCGTCGTCCATCACCTCCAGCGCCTCGACCCCGCCATCCAGCGCCGCCCGGGTCAGCGTGTCGACCGTCCCGTTGTCCCCATCGATGAGGGCCGCGGAGATCTCCTGCATGGCGGGCGTCGCCCGGGCGAACGCGTCAATGATCCGCGTCCGCTCGTGGGGTCGTTCGATGAACTCTTCTATCTCGTCCTTCAGAAAGTCGTTGGCGATATCGTTTAGTGCTGCCATGCGCTCCTGTCCGGTCCTCCCGGTTTCATGCCGTGTGAGTCTTGTGCCAGTCCTTCACCGCCTGCGGGATCGCCTTCAGGTTCTCGACGGACGCCTGCAGGGGCACGGCACACTCCGGTCCCACCATGTGAATACCGTGTTCCAGGTTCTGACAGACTTCCTGGCCCACTTCTTCGGGACCACGCGCGAAAAGCGTCTCGGGATTATTGATGTTGCCCACGAGGGAGATCTTGCCGTCGACCGCCTCCATGGATTCCTGGGGCTTGTTTTTCGAATCGAAATGAAAGGCCGCGAAACCGGTCTCCGCGATATAGCCCATGCGGTCCACGGTGCGCCCGCAGATATGCATGATCAGCGGGATGGGAATCCGTTCGGCCATCTCGATGTGCAGGTCCCGCAGGAAACGGCGGTAGTATTCGCCACTCACCAGGTCGCCCGTGGCGTGGTCCGGCAGGGTCAGGGCGTCCGCCCCGGCTTCGATCTGCGCGATGCCGAACTCCACCGTGGCTTCCTTCATGCGGTCCAGGGCGAGATGGGTCCGGCCTGGGTCGTCGAGGGACATGAGCAGGAAGGGTTCCACGCCGAAGCAGTGGTAGCCCAGGGACCAGGGCCCCATGGTCTTCCCGACGACCGCCACCTCGTCGCCGTATTCCTTCTTGAGCTTTGTGATGGCGTCGAGGACGCACTTCGTGTCCCGGTGCGTCAGGAAATCCGCAGGGATCTTGATGTCGTCCACGTCGGTCCAGATAGGTTCGCGCATCTTGACCGTGGGCCAGTTGTCCTTCTGCTCCCACTGGATCTTGCACCCAAGCGCGGAGGACTCCTGGATGATGGTGAATACCGGCATGATGGTGTCGAATCCGAGTTCCGTGTAGCTCGTGGCCGCGAGGCGCGCCATGAGCTCCGGGTCCCGGTTGGCATCCGGAAAAGGTGCGTCGACGAGATCCATCAGTTCCACCGTGGCGACTGACGTCGGATTGCACACGGGCGTGCGGTCCACGGGCTCTCCCCGCAGGGCGGCCAGGACCCGGTCCCGGCCCTTCATCGGCTTGATGATGTCGTCGCTCATGACTGCCTCCTTATCCATCCTGCTGGCTCGGCGCGGCCAGGACGCCCCGGCTCGCGACGGCCTCCTGTTCGCGCAGGACGGCCCGGACGTTGGGCGCGCGGACCAGCAACAGCCCCACCAGGGCGTCGTGTACCTGGCCGCAGGGGAAGACCACCTGGTCCAGGGTGCCGCTTACTTCGTCCATCTCGGCTAGCTTCATCAGGCCGCCCGCGATGAAGGAAATGCGGCGCTCACGGTCTTTTCCCTCGCCGTGGGCCGTGACCCGGTAGACGCCGTCGCCCTCGCTCAGGACCTGGATCTGCAGGCCCGATTTCTTATCCAGGATCTCCAGCGGCCGAGGTTCGACGGGACCCGCCGGATCCAGTTTGCAGGCTTCGAGGAACACTCGCTTTACCGCCAGATGGTGTGCATAGCCGCAATGAAACCGCAGGCGCCCGCCGTCGGCCGGCTCCATACCTCCGAGTACTTCCATGGCCTCCACCACGAAGGCGATCCGGTCCTCGACGCCTTCCCGCCGGCTGTAGGTGAATACCTGGTAGACCGGTCCCGTATCGTCCTGCTGGCGATACAGGCCGATCGAAATGTCGCCGAAATGTGTATCCAGCGGAACCAGTTCGATGCGCCTGCCTATGTCGACCGTCTGTCCCAAATCCCTACCTCGTTCATGGCCGTTCGCGGCCGATCACATTCTCGATTGCTGCAGCCAGCCCTCTCACCTAATCATTGCTCCATTCCCGGCCGCCGCGGCCGGCCCTATCCCTTGTCGTAACCGTCTTCCAACTGCTTCAAAAGGGCTTCGGCCACCGCTTCGGCCTCTGCTTCCTGACCGGGCCAGTCCTGCTTCTCGGACCAGTGCCACTCGTCCAGGTAGGCGTCAGTGCCGGTCAGCCCGTCCCGCATGGCCACCCGGTCGATTTCCTGCTGGAACCAGTCGGGCATCTGGCGTGAAAGGGGCCGGCGACCCCCATTGCGCCCTTCGTAGACGCGCACCTGTGCCGGGATGTCCCGCCAGTACAGTACTTGGTACACCGCCATGCCGACCGATCCCGTGCTCAGACCGCCCGGTCCATCGCCTCGCGAAAGGCGCGGATATGGGCGACACCCGTGCCGCAGCAACCGCCGATGAAGTAGGCGCCGGCCTCGAGGAGTTCCGGCACGTGGGCGGCCATCTGTTCCGGGGAATTTTCGTAGTAGGTCCGGTGCTGCTCGTCCAGCCGGGCCCTGCCCGCGTTCGGATAGGCCATCATGCGTCTCGGCGCCTCCCCCCGGGCATCCATGGCGCGCTTCAACTGCCCGATGCCGTTGATGGCGTAGGGCATCCCCGTGTGCTCGTCACGCCGGGACTCGGCGCCGCAGTTCAACCCGACGACCTGAATGTGCCCGAGCAGGTCGCGTCCGCCGGACTGCGCGCCGGCCGCAAGGATCTCCAGGAGATCGGCCGCCGAATGGCCCCAGTCCGTCTTGTAGATGACCTCGCCCGTGGCGCGGTCCTTCGTATACTTGTACGTCTGGTTCACGGCGATGGGCAGATCGAACTGCCTCAACACGTCCACGGCCAGGGCCGCCTCGTTGGCGGAGAACATGGTCTCGACGCAGAAGAAATCCACGCCGCCCTCCGCGAGCGTCGTGCCCACGCGCTCGTGAGCGTCCCGCGCGATGCTGTTCGCGATGCCGAACTCCGTGTCGCCGCTGTCGGCCTCGATGGCGCCAGGCAGGGGACCGATGGAACCGGCGAGGTACACGTCCCTTCCGCTGCGTTCGATGGCGGCCCGGGCATGTTCCACGGACAAGCGGATCAGCCCGTCGGATTCCGAGGCGTCCTTGCCGGCCATTTCGAGATGGGGAAAAGACGCCACGAACGTGTTCGTCCCGATCGCTTCCGAGCCTGCTTCAATATAGTCGAAATGGATGTCCCTGACAATGTCGGGGTACAGTTCATTGGCCAACGCGCTGTTGGCCAGTTCGATGCCGCGGGCGAAGAGTTCGGTACCGAAACCGCCGTCGTAGAGGAGGGGGCGGTCGTCGGCGATGCGTTCAAGAAAAGATTTCATGCGTTATGCTCCGGAAGCCCGGTCCGGCCGCCGGGCGACAGAATGGCTGCCGGCGCGGCTCAGGGCGCCTCGAAGGGCACCTGCTCGCGGGTGCGCAGTTCCATCGGCCGAAGCGCATGGTAGATGAATTCGTTGACCGGCGTGGGCACGTCCGCTTCCCTGCCCATGCGGACCAGCGCGCCGGTCTGGGCCTCCAATTCCGAGAACCGTTCTTCCATGATGTCCCGCTGCATGGAGGCGGTACCGCCGTATTCCACGCTGTCCAGGATGGCCAGGGTCTGGGCCACGATGTCATCGGGGAGGTTGACCCCCAGGGCGGTGGCCACCTGGTGGATCTCCTCCATGGCCGTCTCGAGGAGTCGCCGTGTTCCGGGCTGGCTGCGGACGACACCGATCGGCGCGCGGGTCACGCCGCCGATCCCGCTCCACGAGGCGATGAGAATGTACTTGCGCCACATGGCGGCCTGAATATCCGCCGGCGTGTCGACGATGAGTCCCCTGGTGCCTTCGAAGGCCCGCCGCAGCCGGTCCACCCGTTCGCTGGGCTGGTTGTCCCATTCGCCGAAATTGACGAAGGGTTCGTAGGCGACGTGCCGGATGAGTCCCGGTTCGGCGATGAACGAGACGATTCCGCATACGCCGCCGAGTACGTGACGCCAGCCGAATTCCTTTGCGAGTTGCTCCGGGGTCTCCACCCCGTTTTCCATGGGCAGGATGCAGGTGTCCGGGCCGAGCAGGGGCCGGAGTCCGTCGAGGGCGTCGGGCACCTGCCAGCACTTGACGCAGAGCATGACGACGTCCACGTCGCCGGCCTGCCTGGAATCGCCGAAGGCCTCGATGGAGGGCAGCGTAAAGTCGCCCTTGGTGCTTTCCACGCGGAGACCGTCCCGCTGGAGGGCTTCCAGGTGCTCGCCGCGCGCGATGAAAACGACCTCTTCCCCCGCCTCGGCAAGCCGTCCGCCGTAATAACCGCCTACGCCTCCTGTACCGAATACCGCAATGCGCACATGTGCCTCCGCTGGTCCGGGAATCCCGGTCGATGAATCAATTTCCTTATGACGCCTTCCATATGACGCCGCGCCGGGTCGTTAGCCGCCTTCGACTCCGGTCCGGCTCCGTCAAGCAAGCAGGCCAATATAATGGCATGAAGTTCGGGAGAGCAACTGCTTTTCAAGTGATCCGGCGGGAGACCGCGGCCGGTGAGACGCACGGAGTACAACTCGCTCGTGCCGCTGTGTTCGTCAACCCCCGCCGCGCTCGAGGACGAAGGCTTCCATGGCGTAGTACTGGGGGAAACCGAGCTTGTCGAGACGCCGGGCCGTGTGGGTGTTGCGGTCCTGCACCCGCTCCCAGAATTCCCGGTCGTCGTACGCGCCGGGGAACATGGCGGTGTCCTTCTGGGATTCGTGCCGGAAGATGGCCTGGATCTTGCGCTGGAGGTCTTCGTAGGAAAGGGGAATGAACACGTCCGCCTCGTCCACTTCCCACTCCTGCCAGGCGCCCCGGTAGAGCCACACGTCCGGATCCGTCCTGTCGTAGACGGCGAGGGCCTGGTCGATGACCTCCTTGCACATGCGATGGGTGCCGTGGGGATCGGACAGGTCTCCGGCGACGAAGACGACTTCGGGGCGGATGTCATTGAGCAGATCGAGGACGATCCCCACGTCTTCTTCGCCGATGGGAAGCTTCTTCACCTGGCCGGTCTTGTAGAAGGGCAGGTCCAGGAACCTGGTCTTTTCCGGCGGGATGTCGAGCGTCGAAGCCGCCGCGATGGCTTCGGAACGGCGGATATTGGTCTTGATGACCTGGACTTCGGGGATGTCCACCTGGCCGGCCTGTTTCGTCTCGATGAAAGACCGCACCTTGTCCACGATGCCGTCGAACTTCGCGTGGGTGCATCCCAGGTCCCGGAAGGTCAGGCCGATGAAATCGATGAGCCGTTTCACGTCCTCGTCGAAGACGGCGATA
Proteins encoded:
- a CDS encoding dihydrodipicolinate synthase family protein; amino-acid sequence: MAVPDPRGVYTIAPTPFEEDGSLDTGSLSTLTNFLIDLGIDGITVLGVMGETSKLVEAERDRVIAGVVEAAAGRIPVCAGTSHTGTDGCVALSRRAEELGASSLMVAPSKLARGTDEALLAHYLKVADAVSIPLVIQDHPTSSGVQMSIDFVATVADRSPQCRFLKLEEEPSPRKASQVLAANPDVEIFGGLGGVMLLEELRHGCMGTMTGFAYPDILKDIHTKYMSGDVDGATETFYRYCPLIRFEGQPGIGLSIRKNVYQRRGAIKTARARQPFVPLDDGTLADLNDLLTRLGLE
- a CDS encoding zinc-binding dehydrogenase gives rise to the protein MKRVIKPEGLHRIELEEVPIPEPGPGEIRIKAACSLISRGSELGGRYTREHAVSPDIMGYSMAGTVDALGQGVEHLETGDRVVALAPHAQYVVRPARLVFPWDQTIVMPMPADLSFDRAPYYPLTGSAVTWVELEDIKPHDTVVVLGQGLVGNLILQVIKANGVGRAVAVDALANRCAMAAECGADTVINAREEDPVRAVKRLTNGLGADIVIYAVGGPAGPAAFGQGLDMLALGGLMHLIGLYEDQPLSLPSNKIQGRKLLGGYYRTRAGARQSRRAMELLASGAILTDRMTTHRFPWHEAAEAFALLYQKPGEALGVLLDWRD
- a CDS encoding PH domain-containing protein yields the protein MSILNSIMGNASEVEVEEIEKEFSQILIEDEKLVRVFKLVRDLFAFTDRRLILVDKQGISGKKTEYHSIPYKSIAHFSFETAGRIDLDSEMKVWISGNELPVKKEFKKGIDVTDVQRTLAKFTLD
- a CDS encoding mRNA-degrading endonuclease, whose protein sequence is MATSSYVPVRGEIVWIYSRSGKGTYLPSGRPAVAVSPEAYNRRAGLALFCPITNEEKGYPFEVAIPAGLAATGIILADQLESVDWRSGAVVRICALPAEAMDDVLRKAAALLDEEDRS
- a CDS encoding AbrB/MazE/SpoVT family DNA-binding domain-containing protein; translated protein: MKSRVKKWGNSLALRIPKPVAVQMGVRDDSPVVLVLRGKELTLVPLERTRFKLPDLLPGISKRNLHGRISIGSHG
- a CDS encoding GNAT family N-acetyltransferase, with the protein product MYRLRPALPSTDEPGIASVVNTFEQNPVSVETVHEWLIHDAPGRISFRRVAVNGEDAVVGYAVSVHETWDPEGQFYAWAGVAPAWRGRGIGAALYSDMLEFLKHHNASTVTSEVRDDCAVSQAFARRRGFENDRHLFQSSLDLEHFDESPYAQIIADSAASGLRIHSLADFGDTPEARGKLYEVNAITDRDVPGWTGPGLSFEEFNEWVYEAGWYRPDGQLLAADGDRWVGICAVRLYPEVRQAFNVHTGVIRSYRRRNIALALKLAAIRYARSQGARSISTHNDSTNSPMLALNRKLGYVPEPGRYTLRKTVK
- a CDS encoding type II toxin-antitoxin system HicA family toxin is translated as MAVFPVDAPRQRVTTALKKLGFKIVREGNHISMVRDNPDGTRTPLTMPNHRKLKSSTLRRICTQARITRQEFLDAYQDA
- a CDS encoding type II toxin-antitoxin system HicB family antitoxin, translated to MRRLKIIVEEHVDGFVAYPLGLAGVVVGQGNTYDEALKDVTSAIVFHIESFGSEAFEDDAEVISAYVTDTELTD
- a CDS encoding DUF4445 domain-containing protein; amino-acid sequence: MKKIDKAAYQERLDRITAIFKDMMAHATEQATYRCPYKNRFDECTARFGCRNQRKPREAGGLLVCGGDDKLDYRSAWETEETPLDISADPTDGSLTGGSVTDGTTTRPAVIGKSIFDYADDLAVQVPTSCFRNGICHECIVEIRQGMEGLAPRTKPESFLRENYRLACQARVIDPNMDVAFSPLRRTPKILTFTEEKDTALDPMVTRRGDDVFYDGEQVDQYRGHVYGLAIDLGTTTVVMEFVDLETGKSVHVCSFENPQRFGGSDVMHRISYDGAFEDELWNAIINAVNHEIMDWCERTGTARQEIYEIVVAGNSTMRDLFFRLDVQSIGQKPYKSQIENEYLAGKRETTALTIGTRRLGLRANPKARVYGLPLIASHVGGDVAGDLATVELAAQPGVSMLVDVGTNTEVVVAGNGRMITASCPAGPAFEGGGIQYGMPGYEGAIESLKWEDSRFAWSTIGDATPQGICGSGLIDLLAELRRHEMMSPKGVFSDRKQFEVDVVAESGITLSRQDASNLAQAKAANYCGQYIVLRRFGVAPGDVDRLFLAGGFANYVDVRNAIDIGFLAPVPEDRIVKVGNAAVQGAREILLSRSRRAELEALVKNIEHVELETTPDFFEIFVEACQFKPMPGVLV